From Planococcus halocryophilus, the proteins below share one genomic window:
- a CDS encoding universal stress protein, translated as MYTNIAMAYDGSDGSRMAFEKAIELVNVLPDAKLSVIYVNEDYRESVGYMDAGSASAPVVSANVDSNYAQYMPYGIGDEKISHEKDYDGAAAEYSKHVQQSIQRQLDTHNTKASVLALEGNAAKTITAFIEEQNIDLLIIGNSGKSGLQKFFVGSVSKKLIQDSSCSILVVK; from the coding sequence ATGTATACGAATATCGCAATGGCTTATGATGGGTCCGATGGTAGTCGAATGGCATTTGAAAAAGCAATTGAATTAGTAAATGTATTGCCTGATGCCAAACTTTCGGTAATATATGTGAACGAAGATTACCGAGAAAGTGTTGGCTATATGGATGCAGGCAGTGCTTCGGCTCCTGTAGTATCTGCTAACGTCGATAGTAATTATGCTCAGTATATGCCTTATGGAATTGGTGATGAAAAAATTTCTCACGAAAAAGATTATGACGGTGCAGCAGCAGAATACTCGAAGCATGTTCAGCAATCTATCCAAAGACAGCTTGATACGCACAACACAAAAGCTTCTGTACTTGCGCTAGAAGGAAATGCAGCTAAAACAATTACAGCTTTTATCGAGGAACAGAATATCGATTTGCTGATTATCGGCAACAGCGGGAAATCTGGTTTGCAAAAATTCTTTGTTGGATCCGTAAGTAAAAAGTTAATCCAAGATTCTTCATGTTCCATATTAGTAGTGAAATAA
- the kynB gene encoding arylformamidase: MTRKIIDISMELNNMTPEWPGDIPYSYELSVTKEQSGSVNIGKLQTSTHIGTHIDAPFHYNEQGLKTHELPLDVYLTQAQVMDVSGLEKIALSDLKPLEKNVEAVLLKTVSWLDRSKFPQKWPVFDESIAKWMADNGVRLLGVDVPSVDPETSKELPMHQAMNRQQRFILEGIVLDEVSEGVYQLVALPLKIKGGEGSPVRAILYT; this comes from the coding sequence ATGACTAGAAAAATCATCGATATTTCCATGGAATTGAACAACATGACGCCGGAGTGGCCAGGAGATATCCCGTATAGCTATGAGCTATCTGTAACAAAAGAGCAAAGTGGATCGGTCAATATTGGAAAGCTACAAACGAGCACTCACATAGGTACGCATATCGATGCTCCATTTCATTACAATGAGCAAGGATTGAAGACGCATGAGCTACCATTAGATGTCTATTTAACGCAAGCACAAGTAATGGATGTTAGTGGTTTAGAAAAAATTGCTCTTTCGGATTTAAAACCGCTCGAAAAAAATGTTGAAGCTGTATTACTGAAAACTGTTTCTTGGCTAGACCGTAGCAAATTCCCACAGAAATGGCCAGTTTTTGATGAGTCTATTGCTAAATGGATGGCTGATAATGGTGTAAGATTGCTAGGAGTGGACGTGCCATCTGTTGACCCTGAAACGAGTAAAGAATTACCTATGCATCAAGCTATGAATCGGCAGCAGCGCTTTATTTTAGAAGGCATTGTGTTGGATGAAGTTTCAGAAGGTGTTTATCAATTAGTAGCATTGCCGCTGAAGATAAAAGGCGGAGAAGGCAGTCCAGTACGTGCAATTCTTTATACGTAA
- a CDS encoding low molecular weight phosphatase family protein, translating to MSRQTVYFISPHQHRGLMAEIWANRLMLPDWEIRSAAWTQGVQPDFNEMPLEIMKEIILDLPPVEARSYNPQEVGRADLIIALHDGEFEDGDIPSDLPSQKLLRWNIRNPELRSNDSTEQWALYQEICDEIAMNIKNMEPYFRADYA from the coding sequence GTGTCAAGACAAACAGTATATTTTATCTCTCCTCACCAACATCGTGGGTTAATGGCTGAAATTTGGGCTAATCGACTAATGCTTCCGGATTGGGAAATACGCAGTGCTGCATGGACGCAAGGTGTTCAACCTGACTTTAATGAGATGCCTTTAGAAATAATGAAAGAAATCATCTTGGATTTACCTCCAGTTGAAGCACGTTCTTACAATCCACAAGAAGTAGGAAGAGCGGATTTAATCATCGCTTTACACGATGGCGAATTTGAAGATGGCGATATTCCATCTGACTTGCCTAGCCAAAAATTATTGCGTTGGAATATCCGCAATCCCGAATTGCGAAGTAACGATAGTACGGAACAATGGGCGCTTTATCAAGAGATTTGCGATGAAATCGCTATGAATATAAAAAATATGGAGCCTTATTTCCGTGCAGACTACGCATAA
- a CDS encoding cation diffusion facilitator family transporter has product MDLYTNLRKGEKGAWISIGAYIFLSSIKLAFGFWGSSEALKADGFNNLTDILASIAVLVGLRISQKPPDENHHYGHLRAETIASLLASFIMAVIGLQVLTNAFRSIFEPIAEAPSVITAWIAFFSAIIMYVVYRYNLKLSQEIKSSAVRAAAYDNRSDALVSLGAGIGIFGAIFGAPILDIVTAFIIGLIIIKTALDIFKESVMTLTDGFDEDEVETLSVLVRRVPGVITLRDFKGRNHGNVMFIDLTVSVAPNLNVIESHWITEEIEKKIQKVKTNCVILVHIEPDISYIDSDEKE; this is encoded by the coding sequence ATGGACCTGTATACAAACTTACGCAAAGGGGAAAAAGGTGCTTGGATCAGCATCGGTGCTTATATATTTCTCAGTTCTATTAAGTTGGCCTTTGGTTTTTGGGGCTCTTCTGAAGCATTAAAAGCGGATGGTTTTAATAACTTGACCGATATTCTCGCTTCTATTGCAGTATTAGTAGGACTTAGAATTTCTCAGAAACCCCCCGATGAAAATCATCATTATGGTCATCTGCGTGCCGAAACCATCGCCTCACTTTTGGCTTCTTTCATTATGGCCGTCATTGGCTTACAGGTTTTAACCAATGCATTCCGTTCAATTTTCGAACCGATTGCTGAAGCACCTTCAGTAATTACTGCATGGATTGCTTTTTTCTCTGCCATTATCATGTACGTCGTCTATCGCTATAATTTAAAACTCAGTCAAGAAATCAAAAGTTCCGCTGTTCGTGCCGCAGCGTATGACAATCGTTCCGATGCTCTCGTTAGTCTGGGTGCTGGTATCGGGATTTTCGGTGCAATCTTTGGTGCACCGATATTGGATATTGTCACAGCTTTTATTATTGGATTGATCATTATCAAAACTGCGCTAGATATTTTCAAAGAATCTGTTATGACCTTAACGGATGGCTTTGATGAAGACGAAGTCGAAACTTTATCTGTGTTGGTTCGTCGAGTGCCAGGTGTCATTACATTACGCGACTTTAAAGGACGCAATCATGGTAATGTCATGTTTATTGATTTAACAGTTAGCGTTGCGCCTAATTTAAATGTAATCGAAAGTCATTGGATTACTGAAGAAATCGAGAAGAAAATTCAAAAAGTAAAGACGAATTGTGTAATTCTCGTCCACATTGAACCAGATATTTCATATATTGATAGTGATGAAAAAGAATAA
- a CDS encoding DUF2254 domain-containing protein has protein sequence MKKLSILLKEKIWITPALYIVIAISLSIAFYYVDLFYIEELKPFIPSILLTNVDLAKTIMGSLAGALLTMTIFTFSTILVVLTMYSSQFSPRTLTNFIEDKIVWRVLGIFLSGFIFNTLSLLFMRADLYETDVITTFAGIVIAFFCLATFSYFIHYIATSVQVGELVNNLITEAEEAISKFEELQENEASEEKDWSPIGIKESHRAEKEGYIHYLSFKKLVDYAEEQELKIEILVNPGDYVYEGKAIFNVFGVNKAEKSINNFYSLGASRTSEQDLDFAIQKMVEVALRAISPGINDPNTANDIIVRLGRLLGRLGRLKTGTFLLGEEQVLYRFHSYKKTLYKTFHQLSHYGKEDISVLIAILDSLKIAAEVGPNRHHLELWETHIYVIDGVDIQGLKTLDQETLQEKLDELAKATNQHSYNIAREKGN, from the coding sequence ATGAAAAAACTATCAATATTGCTAAAGGAAAAAATATGGATCACTCCTGCATTGTACATTGTGATTGCCATTTCCCTTTCAATCGCTTTTTACTATGTCGACCTTTTCTATATTGAGGAATTAAAGCCATTTATCCCATCAATTCTACTGACGAATGTTGATTTAGCCAAGACCATCATGGGGAGTTTAGCCGGTGCTCTTTTGACAATGACCATTTTTACTTTTTCAACAATTTTAGTAGTGCTTACTATGTACTCATCTCAATTCTCACCTAGAACATTGACGAACTTTATCGAAGATAAAATTGTCTGGCGGGTATTAGGGATTTTTCTTAGTGGTTTTATCTTTAATACGCTGTCGTTGTTGTTTATGAGAGCGGATTTGTATGAAACTGACGTGATTACCACTTTCGCTGGAATCGTAATCGCATTTTTCTGCCTTGCCACTTTTTCCTATTTTATTCATTATATCGCAACTAGTGTTCAAGTTGGTGAACTAGTCAATAATCTCATTACGGAAGCAGAAGAGGCTATCTCGAAATTTGAGGAGTTGCAAGAAAATGAAGCTAGCGAAGAAAAAGATTGGAGTCCAATTGGTATTAAAGAAAGTCACCGAGCTGAAAAAGAAGGGTATATCCACTATTTGTCTTTCAAAAAGCTTGTAGATTATGCAGAGGAGCAGGAGCTGAAAATTGAAATCCTGGTTAATCCTGGAGACTACGTATACGAAGGTAAAGCAATTTTTAATGTTTTCGGCGTCAATAAAGCCGAAAAGTCTATCAACAATTTTTACTCTCTTGGGGCTTCCAGAACGTCGGAGCAGGATCTTGATTTTGCCATTCAAAAAATGGTGGAAGTGGCGCTTCGTGCCATATCACCAGGGATTAATGATCCAAATACAGCCAATGATATCATCGTTCGATTAGGGCGCCTTCTTGGTCGATTGGGAAGACTCAAAACGGGCACGTTCTTGTTAGGCGAAGAACAAGTTCTATATCGTTTCCATTCTTATAAAAAAACATTATACAAAACCTTCCACCAACTGTCACATTACGGGAAAGAGGATATCTCCGTTTTAATAGCTATTCTTGACTCTTTGAAAATAGCTGCAGAAGTAGGTCCTAATCGACATCATTTGGAGTTGTGGGAGACCCATATTTATGTTATTGACGGTGTGGATATTCAGGGGTTGAAAACATTAGACCAGGAAACTCTTCAAGAGAAACTCGACGAATTGGCTAAAGCCACAAATCAGCATTCCTATAACATTGCTAGAGAAAAGGGAAACTGA
- a CDS encoding GAF domain-containing sensor histidine kinase gives MDMSRMLDGAIRKLLSGSTFETAWIFFINEKGKHQLVAHANLPTALEDNDCRHLQKGGCWCVKRYHDGDLEKASNIIACQRIENAMPENARQQGNITHHATVPLQSGEEKFGLLNIAAPDTVGFSKDELALLESVAFQIGSAIKRIGLTKQEQELALVKERNRLARDLHDSVNQLLFSVTLTARGGVEMSEDVAVQSTFRDIQHLTQEALNEMRALIWQLRPKGLESGLLEAIKGYGEMLGITVETKVTGVIQLPSRIEETLFRIAQESLNNVRKHADVNKVELYLSVTATDVLLVLKDEGRGFAFDLSVNLPSIGIQSIQDRAKAEGGTADWSSEIGKGTEILVRIPY, from the coding sequence ATGGACATGTCTCGTATGCTTGATGGTGCTATACGAAAATTATTGAGCGGTTCTACTTTTGAAACAGCTTGGATTTTTTTTATTAATGAAAAAGGCAAGCATCAATTGGTGGCTCATGCGAATTTGCCAACAGCGTTGGAAGACAATGATTGTCGACATTTGCAAAAAGGCGGTTGTTGGTGCGTCAAACGTTATCATGATGGAGATCTTGAAAAGGCATCGAATATCATTGCCTGCCAACGAATTGAAAATGCCATGCCAGAAAACGCACGCCAACAAGGCAATATTACACATCATGCGACAGTACCTTTGCAATCTGGAGAAGAAAAATTCGGACTGTTAAATATTGCTGCACCGGACACTGTCGGGTTTTCAAAAGATGAACTTGCACTTTTGGAGTCGGTCGCTTTTCAAATTGGTTCGGCAATCAAGCGGATTGGTTTAACAAAACAAGAGCAGGAGCTAGCTCTTGTTAAAGAACGAAACCGTTTAGCAAGAGATCTCCATGACTCGGTCAACCAGTTACTTTTTTCTGTAACCTTGACTGCGCGTGGTGGAGTTGAGATGTCTGAAGATGTCGCTGTTCAAAGTACGTTCCGTGACATTCAGCACTTAACGCAAGAAGCTTTAAATGAAATGAGAGCATTGATTTGGCAATTGCGTCCAAAAGGACTTGAAAGTGGGTTGCTTGAGGCTATAAAAGGATATGGAGAGATGCTTGGGATAACCGTTGAAACAAAAGTGACGGGTGTTATTCAATTGCCTTCTCGTATTGAAGAAACCTTATTTCGAATTGCGCAAGAGTCTTTAAATAATGTTCGGAAGCACGCAGATGTTAATAAAGTCGAATTGTATTTGTCAGTTACAGCAACTGATGTATTATTGGTTTTAAAAGATGAAGGTCGCGGATTCGCATTTGACCTCAGTGTAAATCTGCCTTCTATCGGGATTCAAAGTATACAAGATCGAGCAAAAGCAGAAGGTGGGACAGCTGATTGGTCGAGTGAAATTGGCAAAGGAACAGAAATTTTAGTGCGGATTCCGTATTGA
- a CDS encoding mechanosensitive ion channel family protein: MQNHQLFEGMTFLKDLSISEFLLFFVYLAIILVVKIIVLLLLRKLVPSKNFKLRIYPVIEDISNWLVLYGGILFFVFYFSKEQWLTSAFYETEGVEISVLLIIVAVLIVTFANRITKALTRYVMPFVYEQFDVDIGISYTINRLLYYLVMFLALAISFTTVGLDLTALGVVFSVLGIGIGFGVRNIAANFVSGIIILFERPMEVGEMVEIDGKIGRITKIKLRSTVIETLKEGTLVVPNQYFIEQIVRNRSSAQLYARVMVSVQYGSDTKKIEQLLNDSALKTISLLEEMPEKSVEVQLIDFRNSALDFQVEVQVVNVEMKENLESQIRHAIAEAFLHNNVKLAEGAYEE, translated from the coding sequence ATGCAGAATCATCAGCTGTTTGAAGGAATGACTTTTTTAAAGGATTTATCAATTTCAGAATTTCTGCTGTTCTTCGTGTATTTAGCTATTATTCTTGTTGTGAAAATTATTGTGTTATTGCTATTGAGAAAGCTCGTTCCTTCTAAAAATTTCAAACTGCGCATTTATCCAGTAATTGAAGATATCTCAAATTGGCTTGTGTTATATGGTGGCATACTATTCTTTGTATTTTATTTTTCAAAAGAACAATGGTTAACCTCCGCTTTTTATGAAACAGAAGGTGTGGAAATATCCGTATTGCTAATTATTGTCGCCGTATTGATTGTGACTTTTGCAAACCGCATTACAAAAGCACTTACTCGTTATGTTATGCCATTTGTTTATGAACAATTTGATGTCGATATTGGGATAAGTTATACCATCAATCGGTTATTGTATTATTTAGTCATGTTTTTAGCTTTAGCTATCAGTTTTACAACAGTTGGACTGGATTTAACAGCACTTGGTGTCGTTTTTAGTGTTCTTGGAATCGGAATCGGATTTGGTGTCCGCAATATTGCCGCCAACTTCGTGTCAGGCATCATCATTTTATTTGAACGCCCCATGGAAGTTGGAGAAATGGTAGAAATCGACGGGAAAATTGGACGCATTACCAAAATCAAACTTAGATCAACTGTAATAGAGACATTGAAAGAAGGGACACTCGTTGTTCCCAATCAATATTTTATCGAGCAGATCGTTAGAAATCGATCCAGTGCTCAATTGTATGCAAGAGTTATGGTCAGCGTGCAATATGGCAGTGATACGAAAAAAATTGAACAACTTCTCAACGATTCGGCGTTAAAAACAATAAGTTTACTGGAAGAAATGCCAGAAAAAAGTGTAGAAGTACAGTTGATTGATTTTAGAAATTCAGCATTAGACTTTCAAGTGGAAGTACAAGTAGTTAATGTAGAGATGAAAGAAAATCTTGAAAGCCAGATTCGGCATGCGATTGCGGAAGCTTTTCTCCATAATAATGTGAAGTTAGCTGAAGGAGCTTATGAAGAATAA
- a CDS encoding response regulator — protein MVKVLIADDHHVVRRGLLFFLKTQKDIEVVGEAVNGKEAVEMAATLQPDIVLMDLVMPVMDGIQATRMIKEKFPHIIVLMLTSFSDQDHVVPAIEAGAAGYQLKDIEPDELVASLRSLMRGENTLHPKASSELLKAPAEPAPHTINQLTPREQEVLAELTKGKSNREIASALFVTEKTVKTHISNIFIKLSVQDRTQAALYAVKHGLTEVGRQ, from the coding sequence ATGGTGAAAGTTTTAATTGCAGACGACCATCACGTCGTTCGAAGAGGTTTGCTATTCTTTTTAAAAACACAAAAAGACATAGAAGTAGTAGGAGAAGCCGTAAACGGTAAAGAGGCTGTGGAAATGGCAGCTACTCTTCAGCCGGATATTGTATTAATGGATTTGGTCATGCCGGTTATGGATGGCATTCAAGCAACACGCATGATCAAAGAGAAATTTCCTCATATCATCGTTTTGATGTTGACTAGTTTTTCTGATCAAGATCATGTCGTACCTGCAATTGAAGCAGGAGCAGCGGGCTACCAATTAAAAGATATTGAGCCTGATGAGCTTGTCGCTTCATTGCGCAGTTTGATGCGTGGGGAAAATACGCTTCACCCGAAAGCTTCATCAGAACTGCTAAAAGCGCCAGCTGAACCCGCTCCACATACCATAAACCAACTAACACCACGAGAACAAGAAGTGCTAGCTGAATTGACAAAAGGCAAAAGCAACCGAGAAATCGCATCCGCATTATTTGTAACGGAAAAAACAGTAAAGACCCATATATCCAATATCTTTATCAAACTGTCTGTTCAAGACCGGACACAAGCAGCGTTATATGCGGTTAAGCATGGGCTAACAGAAGTCGGAAGGCAATAA
- the rsgA gene encoding ribosome small subunit-dependent GTPase A, producing MIKIEQYGWNSSWLEKITANGTPGRVTLEHKNVYRVVTDSGEWLCSLSGKYRHLHSGTEFPCVGDWVIVEQMPGEEKGIIHQVLPRTSQFSRKGAGETTAIQLIAVNVDFVFLAMSLNDDFNIRRLERYLLAAWDSGANPIIVLTKKDQCSDSEPFIHQVESVAFGVPIFTVSVITGEGIEKLQNQLLGSKTGALLGSSGVGKSSLINAMFGTERMTVQTIREDDSKGRHTTTHREMILLPSGGLMIDTPGMREFQLGDYSEGVEAGFSDVEDLALACRFRDCAHHDEPGCRVQEALQNGELDAARYQSYLKLKRELAHIERKSDAAAQKAERNKWKQLTKDYRKRPVKKQ from the coding sequence TTGATAAAAATTGAACAATATGGCTGGAATTCCAGCTGGTTAGAAAAAATAACGGCGAATGGTACTCCAGGCCGTGTAACACTTGAACACAAGAACGTATACCGTGTCGTAACAGATTCTGGTGAATGGCTTTGTTCATTATCAGGAAAATATAGACATCTCCATAGCGGTACCGAATTCCCGTGCGTCGGTGATTGGGTCATAGTTGAACAAATGCCTGGTGAAGAAAAAGGCATTATTCACCAAGTCCTCCCCCGTACTTCCCAGTTTTCTAGAAAAGGGGCAGGAGAAACGACAGCTATTCAATTGATTGCGGTTAACGTTGACTTCGTTTTTTTAGCCATGTCTTTAAATGATGATTTCAATATTAGACGCTTGGAACGTTATTTATTGGCGGCATGGGATTCTGGCGCAAACCCAATCATTGTTTTGACAAAAAAAGACCAATGTTCAGATAGCGAACCGTTTATCCATCAAGTTGAAAGTGTAGCATTCGGTGTTCCTATTTTTACCGTATCCGTTATTACTGGCGAAGGCATTGAAAAACTGCAAAATCAACTACTGGGATCAAAAACTGGTGCTTTACTAGGTTCTTCAGGAGTTGGAAAATCATCATTAATCAACGCTATGTTCGGTACTGAGCGAATGACTGTGCAAACAATCCGAGAAGATGACAGCAAAGGACGACATACAACGACTCACCGGGAAATGATTCTATTACCTAGTGGTGGTTTAATGATTGATACACCAGGAATGCGTGAATTTCAACTTGGTGATTACTCAGAAGGTGTAGAAGCAGGATTTAGTGATGTTGAAGATTTGGCACTTGCTTGTCGGTTCCGTGATTGTGCTCATCATGATGAACCAGGTTGTCGCGTTCAAGAAGCGCTTCAAAATGGCGAATTAGACGCAGCACGATATCAAAGTTATTTAAAACTTAAACGCGAGCTCGCTCATATAGAAAGAAAAAGCGATGCCGCTGCTCAAAAAGCAGAACGGAATAAATGGAAACAATTGACCAAAGACTACCGAAAAAGACCTGTGAAAAAACAATAA
- the chrA gene encoding chromate efflux transporter gives MTKKNNYLEILKASTKLGLTSFGGPAAHIGYFRDEYVTKRKWLDDKAYADIVALCQFLPGPASSQVGISIGMLRGGIFGGFLSWFGFTMPSVILLLLFALVVTNGSFDSGWIQGLKIVAVAVVAHALLGMGKSLAPDRPRIAIAVGAAILILLIPATWAQIGVIILSGILGYAIYRKEDAPKPVNLVLSFGKKTGIAAWAVFATLLIGLPMVRPLIESTSLAIFDVFYRVGSIVFGGGHVVLPMLEREIVPTWMTADAFIAGYGAAQAVPGPLFTLAGYLGQLMNGGWGVLIAVVAMFLPSFLLIIGTLPFWSIIRTKSGVQAALKGVNASVVGILLAALYDPVFTSGIRGPVDFAIAITAFTMLVYFKLAPWIVVLVTTILGVITYAVL, from the coding sequence ATGACTAAGAAAAACAACTATCTCGAGATTCTAAAAGCTTCTACGAAATTAGGGTTAACATCTTTTGGAGGGCCAGCAGCTCATATAGGTTACTTCCGGGATGAGTATGTGACGAAAAGAAAGTGGCTAGACGATAAAGCTTACGCAGATATAGTAGCGTTATGTCAATTCCTTCCAGGACCAGCGAGTTCTCAAGTTGGTATTTCAATCGGCATGTTGCGCGGTGGAATATTCGGTGGCTTCTTGTCCTGGTTTGGATTCACGATGCCTTCAGTTATTTTGTTGCTATTATTCGCTCTTGTAGTCACAAATGGTTCTTTTGATAGTGGCTGGATTCAAGGGTTGAAAATTGTTGCAGTTGCGGTTGTGGCACATGCTTTACTGGGTATGGGCAAAAGTTTAGCACCTGATCGTCCACGTATTGCTATAGCAGTAGGAGCCGCAATATTGATTTTGTTAATACCTGCAACTTGGGCTCAAATCGGGGTAATTATTCTTTCAGGTATTCTTGGATATGCGATTTACCGAAAAGAAGATGCACCTAAACCTGTAAATTTAGTACTTAGTTTTGGCAAGAAAACAGGAATTGCTGCTTGGGCAGTTTTTGCTACGTTATTGATTGGACTACCAATGGTTCGTCCGTTAATAGAATCAACATCATTGGCAATTTTTGATGTGTTTTATCGTGTTGGATCGATTGTTTTCGGCGGAGGGCATGTCGTATTACCAATGTTAGAGAGAGAAATTGTACCGACCTGGATGACAGCAGACGCCTTTATCGCAGGTTACGGAGCTGCTCAAGCAGTTCCGGGTCCATTGTTTACGTTGGCTGGTTATTTAGGGCAATTAATGAATGGAGGATGGGGTGTTTTGATTGCCGTTGTTGCTATGTTTTTACCATCTTTTTTATTGATTATTGGTACATTGCCTTTTTGGAGTATTATCCGCACAAAATCTGGCGTGCAGGCAGCATTAAAAGGAGTCAATGCAAGTGTAGTTGGAATTTTGCTTGCAGCATTATATGATCCTGTTTTCACTTCGGGAATCCGTGGTCCTGTCGACTTTGCAATTGCGATAACAGCCTTTACAATGTTAGTCTATTTTAAACTAGCTCCTTGGATTGTGGTTTTAGTAACGACTATTCTTGGTGTAATCACTTATGCGGTTTTATAA
- a CDS encoding phosphotransferase family protein — MEKHQNGLIPVRAGEKLDKARLEQFLRQEIKELPDGQLEIQQFGMGHSNLTYALKIGDWEAVLRRPPLGPVAPKAHDMEREYKILSALHPLFNTAPKPYVFSDDLSIVGSPFFVMERRYGYVLDSDFPEGVEPTPELGRSISEKMVDLLVELHSLDYQKTDLAMMAKPEGFMQRQVEGWIGRYERAQTDQLEGVDQLTKWMRANIPVSQAPAIIHYDFKLNNALFSEDLSEITGLFDWEMTTVGDPLADLGAAMSYWIQADDPELLKEGLGKAPVTVMDGFYSREEFIESYGKKSGRDVSDMNFYLTFAYFKLAVIVQQIYYRYKKGQTQDPRFAHFDQYVASLMAHALSTALEE; from the coding sequence ATGGAGAAACATCAAAATGGGCTTATTCCAGTAAGAGCAGGGGAAAAGCTTGATAAAGCCCGCCTTGAACAGTTTTTGCGACAAGAAATAAAAGAGTTACCGGATGGTCAGCTTGAAATTCAGCAATTTGGAATGGGACATTCTAATTTAACGTACGCGTTAAAAATTGGGGATTGGGAAGCAGTTCTAAGAAGACCGCCACTTGGACCTGTGGCACCTAAAGCGCATGATATGGAACGCGAATACAAAATTTTATCTGCTTTGCATCCGCTCTTTAATACAGCTCCAAAGCCTTATGTGTTTTCAGACGATCTATCAATCGTCGGAAGTCCTTTTTTTGTAATGGAGAGGCGATATGGCTATGTATTAGATAGTGATTTTCCTGAAGGTGTGGAGCCGACCCCAGAATTAGGACGCAGCATATCGGAAAAAATGGTCGACTTGTTAGTTGAACTTCATTCGCTCGATTATCAAAAAACAGATTTAGCAATGATGGCAAAACCGGAAGGCTTTATGCAACGACAAGTTGAAGGCTGGATTGGTCGCTATGAACGTGCACAAACAGATCAACTAGAAGGAGTAGATCAGTTAACCAAATGGATGCGAGCAAATATCCCAGTTTCACAAGCGCCAGCAATAATTCATTATGATTTTAAATTGAATAATGCTTTGTTTTCAGAAGACTTGTCAGAAATAACAGGATTGTTTGATTGGGAAATGACAACAGTTGGCGATCCGCTAGCAGACTTAGGTGCTGCCATGAGCTATTGGATTCAAGCAGATGATCCTGAACTACTAAAAGAAGGTTTAGGAAAAGCGCCTGTCACAGTAATGGACGGCTTTTACAGCCGAGAAGAGTTTATCGAAAGTTACGGTAAAAAAAGCGGGCGAGATGTATCGGATATGAATTTTTATTTAACCTTTGCTTATTTCAAATTAGCGGTTATTGTTCAGCAAATTTACTATCGTTATAAAAAAGGACAGACACAAGATCCACGATTTGCACATTTCGACCAGTACGTAGCGAGCCTGATGGCGCATGCATTGTCAACTGCTTTAGAGGAATAA